The genomic stretch ACATGCACGCACCCAAGCTCACCCTTCGGGTCCGATCAGTCGATATAGTGCAGGTCCCGTGAGCCAACCCCACCTCGACCGCCCAATCTTCGCCACTGGAACTCCCTGCGCTGGTAAATCGACCGTAGCTCGAGCCCTTGGCGCCACTCCCGAGTTCCATTTCGTCGACGAGCCCCGAATGATCTGGAGCATCGGCAAGAAGGGAGGCGGCCCCAGCGACCAGCGAACCGCGGACGAAGCCACGCCTAAGATCCGTGCCTCGATCCTCCAAGCCTGCCAGAAGCTCGTCGAAGACGCGGGCGGTGGCCGCTACGTGGACGATCTCTCCTATCACTCGCTTTCCTTGCCGTTTCTTCGAGCCGTGGTCCCCGGCGCCCGGATCCTCAGGTGTACTCGCGACGCCCAGGACGTGATCCCGGAAATCGCCTACAGCTGGAAGCGGAAACCATCCCTGATACGTGTCGCGAGCCACCGCCGCACGAACTTCGTCTGGAGCTCCCTGCCGAAGCTCGGCTGGCGCTTCGCCAAGCGCTATTTCGCCGAGAGGGTTGCGCGCTCCTCCTCCACCTGGGGGCCCCGCGTTCCGGGCCTGGCGGAATTCAACGCAGCCAACGGCCCCGTCCTCTCAGCCGCCTACCAGTGGAGCCAGATGATGGAGATCTTCCGGCACGATCTCGAGAACTTCCCGAGCGATCAGGTCCTCTCCATCCGTTACGAAGACCTGTTCGAGAATCTGGATCGGGAGTGCGACCGCATCGCTTCGTTTTGCGAGGTGGAGGAC from bacterium encodes the following:
- a CDS encoding sulfotransferase translates to MIWSIGKKGGGPSDQRTADEATPKIRASILQACQKLVEDAGGGRYVDDLSYHSLSLPFLRAVVPGARILRCTRDAQDVIPEIAYSWKRKPSLIRVASHRRTNFVWSSLPKLGWRFAKRYFAERVARSSSTWGPRVPGLAEFNAANGPVLSAAYQWSQMMEIFRHDLENFPSDQVLSIRYEDLFENLDRECDRIASFCEVEDIASLKAGAHGFFNPKHVGPWYQLSQDEWDRIRSLVDPMNQLEGYEPLPEEVPTQAIRHRG